In the Acidobacteriota bacterium genome, one interval contains:
- a CDS encoding S41 family peptidase: MNRPGGGSRRHRRPPDRRRRCGIRAALVASHQPMRTAASLTTGVVAVVMLAILGGLFGGQALARQDEMARQFDAFASAIALIEANYVDDVEVEQLVSRAVGGMLQTLDPHSSYMDARSYARLRERQEGRYYGLGISINVINGRITIQSLFEGSPAYRAGLRRGDVIARIEGDNAIGMSSDQAVGRLRGPRGTSVNISIERPGYDDLIDLAVERDEINIATVEAAFMVDDVTAYVRLGDFAETSNEELTRALASLRAEGFARLMLDLRGNPGGPLDQAIEVSNQFLPNGDMIVYTRGRVANSDQDYFAREAGEYTDQPLIVLVNRNSASASEIVAGAVQDHDRGLVVGETTFGKALVQSIFRVSHGAGLALTTARYFTPSGRMLQRPWDAAFDEYLTYSLREPEAPNRIPADRKLTDAGREVYSGGGVEPDHFLTGPIAGFDPSRFGRLLSARRDFVSFAQRFSAAGDTRVSLEGADRVVVDRGFVIDDAMLADFKAHVEERGLTVDEEAFAADLDFIRAMIHYEIDTDLFGEMEARRRLFDYDPQAQYALTLFDEAEALLLLGDAATAVAAQ, translated from the coding sequence ATGAACCGGCCCGGAGGAGGGTCAAGGCGCCATCGGCGGCCTCCGGATCGCCGCCGCCGTTGCGGGATTCGGGCGGCTCTGGTAGCATCGCATCAGCCCATGCGGACCGCGGCATCCCTTACGACTGGCGTGGTGGCTGTAGTCATGCTCGCCATCCTCGGCGGGTTGTTCGGGGGGCAGGCGCTCGCCCGTCAGGACGAGATGGCGCGGCAGTTCGACGCGTTCGCGTCGGCCATTGCCCTGATCGAAGCGAACTACGTCGACGACGTGGAAGTCGAGCAGCTCGTCTCGCGCGCCGTCGGGGGCATGCTGCAGACGCTCGATCCCCACTCGAGTTACATGGATGCCCGCTCTTACGCCAGGCTGCGCGAGCGCCAGGAGGGCCGCTACTACGGGCTCGGCATTTCCATCAACGTCATCAACGGGCGAATCACCATACAGAGCCTTTTCGAGGGATCGCCCGCTTACCGGGCCGGGCTCCGCCGCGGCGACGTGATCGCCCGTATCGAGGGGGACAACGCGATCGGAATGAGCAGCGATCAGGCGGTGGGTCGCCTGCGCGGACCGCGCGGCACGTCGGTCAACATCTCCATCGAGCGGCCGGGCTACGACGATCTCATCGACCTCGCGGTCGAGCGCGACGAGATCAACATCGCGACGGTCGAGGCGGCGTTCATGGTGGACGACGTGACCGCCTACGTCCGCCTGGGCGACTTCGCCGAGACCAGCAACGAGGAGTTGACCCGCGCCCTGGCGTCGCTCCGCGCCGAGGGCTTCGCCCGGCTGATGCTGGACCTGCGCGGCAATCCGGGAGGTCCGCTGGATCAGGCGATCGAAGTGTCGAACCAGTTCCTGCCCAACGGCGACATGATCGTCTATACGCGCGGCCGGGTCGCCAACTCCGATCAGGACTACTTCGCACGCGAAGCCGGGGAGTACACCGACCAGCCCCTCATCGTGCTCGTAAACCGGAACAGCGCCAGCGCGTCGGAGATCGTGGCCGGCGCGGTTCAGGATCACGACCGCGGCCTGGTGGTGGGTGAGACGACATTCGGCAAGGCGCTGGTGCAGTCGATCTTCCGAGTCAGCCACGGCGCGGGGCTGGCGCTGACGACGGCGCGCTACTTCACCCCGAGCGGCCGAATGCTGCAGCGCCCGTGGGACGCCGCCTTCGACGAGTACCTTACCTATTCACTGCGTGAGCCCGAGGCGCCGAATCGCATCCCGGCGGATCGGAAGCTGACGGATGCCGGGCGCGAGGTGTACAGCGGCGGCGGGGTGGAGCCGGACCACTTCCTGACCGGGCCGATTGCCGGCTTCGACCCGTCGCGGTTCGGCCGCCTGCTCTCGGCGCGGCGCGATTTCGTCAGCTTCGCCCAGCGTTTCTCCGCCGCGGGCGACACCAGGGTCAGTCTGGAAGGGGCGGATCGCGTGGTGGTCGACCGCGGCTTCGTCATTGACGACGCGATGCTGGCCGACTTCAAGGCGCATGTCGAGGAGCGCGGCCTGACGGTCGACGAGGAAGCGTTTGCGGCGGATCTCGACTTCATCCGCGCCATGATCCACTACGAGATCGATACCGACCTGTTCGGCGAGATGGAGGCGCGCCGGCGCCTGTTCGACTACGACCCCCAGGCGCAGTACGCGCTGACCCTGTTTGACGAGGCGGAGGCTCTCCTCCTACTCGGCGACGCCGCGACAGCCGTCGCCGCCCAGTGA
- the pnp gene encoding polyribonucleotide nucleotidyltransferase, whose product MHTAQVNVGRSTLTIETGKLAKQADGAVTVRFGDTVVIVTACAAPGAREGIDFLPLTVDYREYSYASGRIPGGFFKREGKPTEKEVLTSRLIDRPIRPLFPEGWNRETQVVSLLLSADPENDSDVLALTGASAALAISSIPFAHPIAAVRVGRADGEFLINPTFPEREASELDLIVAGSRDAIVMVEAGAREVSEEVMLGALEAGHAAIRQLVAAIEELAAAAGKPKTTVEPRTIDPSLAADVEAKALAPLAEAMRITDKLESYAQVDRVQDELLAGMPEDDAQARADAKTLFKGLKEKVLREEVLEQGHRLDGRRFDQVRDIWSEVGVLPRVHGSAVFTRGETQALVSATLGTSDDQQKIEQVDGERFKRFMLHYNFPPFSVGEVKFLRGPGRREIGHGHLAERSLTPMVPSEEDFPYTIRVVSDILESNGSSSMASVCGGALALMDAGVPLTRPVAGIAMGLILDEANSRHAILSDIAGAEDHYGDMDFKVAGTSEGITALQMDIKVSGITTAIMQEALQQARAGRLHILERMEATIAAPRESISTHAPRIITLQIPVDKIRDIIGPGGKTIRSITARTGVKIDVEDDGTVNVASSDEEAAKQAIAIIEELTASPEVDKTYLGKVQRITDFGAFVEILPGIDGLLHVSEIAHYRVEDVRSELNEGDQVLVKVINVDPTGKVRLSRKALLPGGPEADQGSSDGQPAEQRSGDGQSRPDRRGNRPDRGGRRPRRRRDDGGRGEPARR is encoded by the coding sequence ATGCATACGGCCCAAGTGAACGTCGGCCGATCCACACTGACCATCGAGACCGGCAAGCTGGCCAAACAGGCCGACGGCGCGGTCACCGTTCGTTTCGGCGACACCGTCGTCATCGTCACCGCCTGCGCCGCTCCGGGCGCGCGCGAGGGCATCGATTTTCTGCCGCTCACGGTCGACTACCGGGAGTATTCCTACGCATCCGGCCGGATCCCGGGCGGATTCTTCAAGCGCGAGGGGAAACCGACGGAAAAAGAGGTGCTGACCAGCCGCCTGATCGACCGCCCAATCCGCCCGCTCTTTCCCGAGGGGTGGAATCGGGAGACCCAGGTGGTGTCCCTCCTGCTGTCGGCGGACCCGGAGAACGACTCCGATGTCCTGGCTCTGACCGGCGCGTCGGCCGCACTCGCGATTTCGTCCATTCCGTTTGCCCACCCGATCGCCGCGGTTCGCGTCGGCCGCGCCGACGGCGAGTTCCTGATCAACCCGACGTTTCCGGAACGGGAAGCGAGCGAACTGGATCTGATCGTCGCCGGCAGCCGTGACGCCATCGTGATGGTGGAGGCTGGCGCCAGGGAAGTGAGCGAAGAGGTGATGCTGGGCGCGCTCGAGGCGGGCCACGCCGCCATCCGCCAGCTTGTCGCCGCCATCGAGGAGCTGGCGGCGGCCGCCGGCAAGCCGAAGACGACCGTCGAACCGCGCACGATCGACCCGTCGCTCGCGGCCGACGTGGAAGCGAAGGCGCTCGCGCCACTCGCCGAAGCGATGCGGATCACCGACAAGCTCGAAAGCTACGCCCAGGTGGATCGGGTGCAGGACGAGCTGCTCGCCGGCATGCCGGAAGACGACGCCCAGGCCCGCGCCGACGCGAAGACGCTGTTCAAGGGCCTGAAGGAAAAAGTGCTGCGCGAAGAGGTGCTCGAACAGGGCCATCGCCTCGACGGGCGCCGGTTCGATCAGGTGCGCGACATCTGGTCGGAAGTGGGAGTCCTGCCCCGGGTCCATGGGTCGGCGGTCTTCACGCGCGGTGAAACGCAGGCGCTCGTCTCCGCCACCCTCGGCACTTCCGACGATCAGCAGAAGATCGAGCAGGTGGATGGCGAGCGGTTCAAGCGCTTCATGCTCCACTACAACTTTCCTCCCTTCTCGGTCGGCGAGGTGAAGTTCCTGCGGGGGCCGGGCCGGCGCGAGATCGGCCATGGCCATCTGGCGGAGCGGAGCCTCACGCCGATGGTCCCGAGCGAGGAGGACTTTCCCTACACGATCCGGGTCGTCTCCGACATCCTGGAATCGAACGGCTCGTCGTCGATGGCGAGCGTCTGCGGTGGCGCGCTCGCCCTGATGGACGCGGGCGTGCCGCTGACCCGTCCCGTGGCGGGCATCGCCATGGGGCTCATCCTCGATGAGGCGAACAGCCGCCACGCGATCCTCTCGGACATCGCCGGCGCCGAGGACCACTACGGCGACATGGACTTCAAGGTAGCGGGTACGAGCGAGGGCATCACCGCCCTGCAGATGGACATCAAGGTGTCGGGGATTACGACCGCCATCATGCAGGAGGCGCTGCAGCAGGCGCGAGCCGGCCGGCTGCACATCCTCGAGCGGATGGAAGCGACGATAGCGGCGCCGCGTGAGTCGATCTCGACCCACGCGCCGCGGATCATCACGCTCCAGATCCCCGTCGACAAGATCCGGGACATCATCGGCCCGGGCGGGAAGACGATCCGCAGCATCACGGCGCGGACCGGCGTCAAGATCGACGTCGAGGACGATGGCACCGTCAACGTCGCCTCCTCCGACGAGGAAGCGGCGAAGCAGGCTATCGCGATTATCGAGGAGCTGACCGCGAGTCCGGAGGTGGACAAGACCTACCTGGGCAAGGTGCAGCGGATCACCGACTTCGGCGCATTCGTGGAGATCCTGCCTGGCATCGACGGTCTGCTGCACGTCTCGGAGATCGCCCACTACCGGGTGGAAGATGTCCGGAGCGAACTGAACGAGGGCGATCAGGTTCTCGTCAAGGTGATCAACGTCGACCCGACCGGCAAGGTTCGCCTGAGCCGCAAGGCTCTCCTTCCGGGCGGCCCGGAAGCCGACCAGGGGTCGTCCGACGGCCAGCCCGCGGAACAGCGGTCGGGCGACGGCCAGTCCCGCCCCGACCGCCGCGGCAACCGCCCCGACCGCGGGGGCCGGCGGCCGCGCCGCCGCCGGGATGACGGGGGCCGGGGCGAACCCGCGCGACGCTAG
- a CDS encoding M48 family metalloprotease produces the protein MNENKAARYQRQVRRARALAVAARTGVLLGAIALEFPPRGLAPALRQLLPVSLAAEPAAEALSTVVAATLAAVLLCAAAEAAALPFAWRVEFMLEHRYGLSRERLRDWLRGHLLHASARRIVWWTVATGAVFLLIAYRPDEWWWLAGAGFLLAAVGRAMLAPRLLARWLFETAPLQRVPLRERLELLAARAGAPGIDIREWRIGGRSDTANAAVVGVGPSRRILVSDTLLQDYSDAEIEVVVAHELAHHAHRDLLQSIALDAVVVTAACLAAHLALAGPGAAVGLPGLGDPAGLPLMALMVGVVLVGASPLTRGLSRWHERRADRYAIRMTGNRDAFLSGLRRLAAQHLAEERPSRLVEWLFYSHPPLGARMAAARPSED, from the coding sequence GTGAATGAGAACAAGGCCGCCCGCTACCAACGCCAGGTGCGCCGCGCGCGCGCGTTGGCGGTGGCCGCCCGGACCGGTGTGTTGCTCGGAGCCATCGCGCTTGAGTTTCCGCCGCGCGGCCTCGCACCGGCACTGAGGCAGCTCCTTCCGGTGTCGCTCGCCGCCGAGCCGGCGGCCGAGGCCCTCTCCACGGTGGTCGCGGCGACCCTGGCCGCGGTCCTGCTCTGCGCCGCCGCGGAAGCGGCGGCGCTTCCGTTTGCCTGGCGCGTGGAGTTCATGCTCGAGCACCGCTACGGCCTGTCGCGCGAACGGTTACGAGACTGGCTGCGCGGGCATCTCCTGCATGCTTCGGCCCGCCGGATCGTCTGGTGGACCGTGGCCACGGGCGCCGTGTTCCTGCTGATCGCGTACCGTCCTGACGAGTGGTGGTGGTTGGCAGGCGCCGGTTTCCTGCTGGCGGCGGTGGGGCGAGCGATGCTGGCGCCACGTCTGCTTGCCCGCTGGTTGTTCGAGACCGCGCCGCTGCAACGGGTCCCCTTGCGGGAGCGCCTCGAGTTGCTTGCGGCGCGAGCCGGCGCTCCCGGCATCGACATCCGTGAATGGCGGATCGGCGGCCGGAGCGACACGGCGAACGCCGCCGTCGTGGGCGTCGGCCCGTCGCGGCGCATCCTGGTGTCCGACACGCTGCTCCAGGACTACAGCGACGCGGAGATCGAAGTGGTCGTGGCGCATGAACTGGCGCACCACGCGCACCGTGACCTCCTGCAGTCGATCGCGCTGGATGCCGTCGTCGTGACCGCGGCCTGCCTGGCGGCCCATCTGGCGCTCGCGGGACCCGGCGCCGCGGTCGGCCTGCCGGGGTTGGGCGACCCGGCGGGGCTACCGTTGATGGCGTTGATGGTAGGGGTGGTCCTGGTGGGCGCGTCGCCGCTGACCCGCGGCTTGTCTCGCTGGCACGAGCGGCGCGCCGACCGCTACGCGATTCGGATGACCGGCAACCGCGACGCGTTCCTGTCCGGCCTCCGCCGCCTGGCCGCGCAGCACCTTGCCGAAGAACGTCCGTCGCGCCTCGTGGAGTGGCTGTTCTATTCGCATCCCCCGCTTGGCGCAAGGATGGCTGCCGCGCGCCCTTCCGAAGACTGA
- the tatB gene encoding twin-arginine translocase subunit TatB — translation MGPIGVWEMVIILVVALIVFGPRKLPELGRSLGKSLGEFRRASNELRNTLDEEIRVEERQKPKTGTAPQPKAVGAGPSTPASDAQSVPAQTSATAKAATTSGPVAAATATAAAADVHPTEPDVGT, via the coding sequence ATGGGGCCCATCGGCGTCTGGGAGATGGTCATCATCCTCGTGGTGGCGCTGATCGTCTTCGGTCCGCGCAAGCTGCCGGAACTGGGCCGTTCGCTCGGCAAGAGCCTCGGCGAGTTCAGGCGGGCGTCCAACGAGTTGCGCAACACGCTCGACGAGGAGATCCGGGTCGAGGAGCGCCAGAAGCCGAAGACCGGCACAGCGCCCCAACCCAAGGCTGTGGGCGCAGGTCCCTCCACGCCGGCGTCCGACGCCCAGTCGGTGCCCGCACAGACGTCGGCCACCGCGAAGGCAGCCACCACCTCGGGGCCGGTAGCGGCCGCCACCGCCACGGCGGCAGCCGCCGACGTTCACCCGACCGAGCCCGACGTGGGCACGTAG
- the truB gene encoding tRNA pseudouridine(55) synthase TruB: protein MTGPQGQALDGVLVIDKPTGLTSHDVVARVRRAARIRRVGHLGTLDPMATGVLPLVVGKATRLASLLSPGRKTYDGLIRLGVATDTYDMTGAVTDDRREGMAAGDPPPPSEDAVARAAEAFNGTFLQCPPPYSAKRIKGVRAYRLARRNRPVAPDPVEVTVHALDILAVTPTQVRCRVTCDPGFYMRALAHDLGAALGCGACLEALRRERNGTFDLDNAIPLDQLDRPDADVAGRLIPIGDLLPEAPRLTLTPHGVTRARHGNDLTAADVVSSDRAWTDTPLPEGKALARLYDADGRFLAIARSDAARILHPTIVVV, encoded by the coding sequence ATGACCGGCCCGCAGGGCCAGGCGCTCGACGGCGTCCTGGTAATCGACAAGCCGACGGGGTTGACGTCGCACGATGTCGTCGCGCGCGTCCGCCGCGCCGCCCGCATCCGGCGCGTCGGGCATCTCGGCACCCTGGACCCGATGGCGACGGGCGTGTTGCCGCTGGTCGTCGGCAAGGCGACGCGGCTCGCCTCTCTCCTTTCGCCGGGACGCAAGACCTACGACGGGTTGATACGGCTGGGTGTCGCAACCGACACCTACGACATGACCGGCGCCGTCACCGACGACCGTCGCGAAGGGATGGCGGCAGGCGATCCTCCGCCTCCCTCGGAGGACGCCGTCGCCCGCGCCGCCGAGGCGTTCAACGGCACGTTTCTGCAGTGTCCGCCGCCCTATTCGGCGAAGCGGATCAAGGGCGTGCGCGCCTACCGGCTCGCCCGGCGGAACCGGCCCGTCGCGCCCGATCCGGTCGAAGTGACGGTCCACGCGCTCGACATCCTCGCCGTGACGCCGACGCAGGTCCGGTGCCGGGTCACCTGCGATCCCGGTTTCTACATGCGGGCGCTCGCCCATGATCTGGGCGCCGCGCTCGGCTGCGGCGCCTGCCTGGAGGCCCTCCGGCGCGAGCGCAACGGAACGTTCGACCTGGACAACGCGATACCCCTGGATCAACTCGATCGGCCGGATGCGGACGTCGCCGGGCGGCTGATCCCCATCGGGGACCTGTTGCCGGAGGCGCCGCGCCTGACCCTGACTCCGCACGGAGTAACCCGGGCCCGGCACGGCAATGATCTGACGGCGGCCGATGTCGTCTCGTCCGATCGGGCCTGGACCGACACTCCGCTGCCCGAGGGGAAGGCGCTGGCGCGGCTGTATGACGCGGACGGGAGGTTCCTGGCGATCGCGCGGAGCGACGCGGCACGCATTTTGCACCCGACGATCGTTGTAGTGTAG
- the smc gene encoding chromosome segregation protein SMC, producing the protein MRLAQLEIDGFKSFPERSALIFDDGVTAIVGPNGCGKSNVIDAITWVLGEQSARSLRGERMEDVIFSGSDGRRPTAAAEVRIQLANVTAALAAAGSTPPTPRKTGNGHSLAGFELDFEEEEGPFITRDVEVGRRLYRSGESEYLIDGRVCRLRDVQDLLMDSGVGVKAYSVIEQGRIGQILGARPTERRQLLEEAAGVTKYKSRRRSAELKLEAAHQNLTRVDDIVFEVEKQRVTLKRQAAKARRYRRLREELRRWQKVSFARRSRTLQRAVDEASRRLEEATLQVEAAKARLAERENRREKLGLELVEAEQAATTVRETAHQRELAIDRRQHQIEFDGRRAAELETELADGKTALATLEERLGPVETELLTQREARGRAVTDRDAALERLRDAEKALAQTQRTIDKHESDVEAARSEMFAAGSAATVLQNVVDQASAGYTRIAEALARLDAEGTDIASQTARATEQRTAADATVAEVQGRLDAARARCLEVDTALASARRRVDKASADQRVREREIAAVRARLESLVQLDAARAGYGDGARAVLTGNGNIEHHGSVADHLEVAEAHERAVEASLAALLQFVIVPSREAALAGVALAESRQAGRCGFLIAGPADADEPARPASECDEAASPAPPHSSLRPLTELVTVTGPGAPVVRRLLARRWLAASLEEATTAAACTGDPIVTPDGFVARGAERLEGGGPSGASNLLTARREIKELRGQLRTAGAALDRIAEELTASEADAVRLSEALTEAQDDRHALEKEMVGCRMQVERLEDEQAQLATRQQVIDTDRRHVMEERSGLEGKESEARESIRRLQAEQQSADERFMAAQAGLLEARETMDALTGRATDEKAEHAALAERAEALVADVRRLEDRLQDLRQQIEARKAANVQAHDDRRRLLAGVRRAKDERDADVRALDDLRREIVRLDARTNDQHARIASCEEEVKQARSDLDAARATVSRLEVARATVDADVSHLAEACREALQAALPDVVAEVVRMEAEGPIEPDRALLRSVPTSSESGDDADGGEEDVPAGAAPGADAAGSAADGADADAAGLAADGADADAASPPADAIDADRMVDVLRDKIDRLGPVNMMAIDQFDELEERHAFLTGQRQDLLDSIEATGAAIARIDATTRERFREAFTAVNDYFQETFQTLFGGGRAGLVLLDETDLLESGIDIIAQPPGKRLQSIQLLSGGEKALTAMALMFAIFRYRPSPFCLLDEIDAPLDDANIGRFVEMLRGLLDRTQFVLVTHNRKTMEIADRLYGVTMEEPGVSKLISVKIP; encoded by the coding sequence ATGCGTCTGGCCCAGCTCGAAATCGACGGGTTCAAGAGTTTCCCCGAACGCTCGGCGCTGATCTTTGACGACGGTGTAACCGCCATCGTCGGCCCCAACGGCTGCGGAAAAAGCAACGTCATCGACGCCATCACCTGGGTGCTGGGCGAGCAGAGCGCGCGCAGTCTTCGGGGTGAGCGGATGGAGGACGTCATTTTCAGCGGCAGCGACGGGCGTCGTCCGACCGCCGCCGCGGAGGTGAGGATTCAGCTCGCCAACGTCACCGCGGCCCTCGCCGCCGCAGGATCGACCCCACCGACGCCCAGGAAGACCGGTAACGGGCACTCGCTGGCCGGTTTCGAACTCGACTTCGAGGAAGAGGAAGGCCCGTTCATCACGCGCGACGTCGAAGTGGGGCGCCGGCTGTACCGCTCCGGCGAGAGTGAGTACCTCATCGATGGCCGCGTCTGCCGGCTGCGCGACGTCCAGGACCTGCTGATGGACTCCGGAGTCGGAGTCAAGGCGTATTCGGTGATAGAGCAGGGGCGGATCGGCCAGATCCTGGGCGCGCGGCCTACCGAGCGGCGACAGCTTCTCGAAGAGGCGGCCGGCGTTACCAAGTACAAGTCACGCCGCCGTTCGGCGGAGTTGAAGCTGGAAGCGGCGCATCAGAACCTGACCCGTGTCGACGACATCGTCTTCGAAGTCGAGAAGCAGCGGGTGACACTCAAGCGGCAGGCGGCGAAGGCGCGCCGCTATCGCCGGCTGCGCGAGGAATTGCGCCGCTGGCAAAAGGTTTCGTTCGCCCGGCGGAGCCGGACGCTTCAGCGCGCCGTCGATGAAGCGTCGCGCCGCCTGGAGGAGGCGACGCTTCAGGTGGAGGCCGCCAAGGCCCGGCTCGCCGAGAGGGAGAACCGGCGCGAGAAGCTGGGGCTCGAACTGGTCGAGGCGGAGCAGGCGGCGACCACGGTTCGCGAGACCGCGCACCAGCGGGAGCTTGCCATCGACCGGCGCCAGCATCAGATCGAGTTCGATGGGCGGCGCGCGGCCGAACTCGAGACAGAGCTGGCCGATGGGAAGACGGCGCTCGCCACCCTGGAGGAGAGGCTCGGACCGGTCGAGACAGAGCTGCTGACGCAGCGCGAGGCACGCGGGCGCGCAGTGACGGATCGCGACGCGGCGCTGGAGCGGCTACGTGACGCGGAGAAGGCACTGGCCCAGACCCAGCGGACCATCGATAAGCACGAGAGCGACGTGGAGGCCGCACGCAGCGAGATGTTCGCTGCCGGCAGCGCCGCCACCGTACTCCAGAACGTTGTGGATCAAGCGTCCGCGGGCTACACGCGGATCGCCGAAGCGCTGGCCAGGCTGGACGCCGAGGGGACGGATATCGCCAGCCAGACCGCGCGCGCGACGGAGCAGCGGACCGCGGCGGACGCGACCGTTGCCGAGGTGCAGGGACGCCTCGATGCGGCGCGCGCCCGCTGCCTGGAGGTGGACACGGCGCTCGCTTCGGCTCGCCGGCGCGTCGACAAAGCCAGCGCTGACCAGCGCGTGCGGGAGCGGGAGATCGCGGCGGTGCGGGCGCGGCTGGAGTCGCTGGTGCAGCTCGACGCGGCGCGGGCCGGCTACGGCGACGGCGCCCGCGCAGTACTGACAGGGAACGGGAACATCGAGCACCACGGTTCGGTGGCGGATCACCTGGAAGTGGCCGAGGCCCACGAGCGTGCGGTCGAGGCATCACTGGCCGCCTTGCTGCAGTTCGTCATCGTGCCGTCGCGCGAGGCGGCGCTGGCGGGTGTCGCTCTGGCTGAGTCGCGGCAGGCGGGCCGTTGCGGCTTTCTCATCGCCGGACCCGCCGACGCTGACGAACCGGCGCGGCCGGCGTCCGAGTGCGATGAGGCGGCCTCGCCCGCGCCCCCGCACTCGTCCCTCCGTCCGCTGACGGAGCTCGTGACGGTGACGGGTCCGGGCGCCCCGGTGGTGCGGCGCCTGCTCGCCCGCCGTTGGCTTGCCGCGTCGCTCGAAGAGGCCACCACGGCCGCGGCATGCACCGGCGATCCGATCGTCACGCCGGATGGCTTCGTCGCCCGGGGCGCCGAGCGGCTCGAGGGAGGCGGCCCTTCAGGCGCCAGCAACCTGTTGACCGCGCGGCGGGAGATCAAGGAGTTGCGCGGCCAGTTGCGGACTGCCGGGGCAGCGCTGGATCGGATCGCGGAGGAATTGACGGCGTCGGAAGCGGACGCGGTCCGGCTGAGTGAGGCGCTGACGGAAGCGCAGGACGATCGGCATGCGCTCGAGAAGGAAATGGTCGGCTGCAGGATGCAGGTCGAGCGCCTCGAAGATGAGCAGGCGCAGTTGGCGACGAGGCAGCAGGTCATCGACACCGACCGCCGCCACGTGATGGAGGAACGGAGCGGCCTGGAAGGGAAGGAATCGGAAGCGCGAGAGTCAATCCGCCGGCTCCAGGCGGAGCAGCAGTCGGCCGACGAGCGCTTCATGGCGGCGCAGGCCGGCCTGCTCGAGGCGCGCGAGACGATGGACGCGCTCACCGGGCGCGCGACTGACGAGAAGGCGGAACATGCCGCACTGGCCGAACGGGCCGAGGCTCTGGTCGCCGATGTCCGCCGCCTGGAGGATCGACTGCAGGATCTGCGCCAGCAGATCGAGGCGAGAAAGGCCGCGAACGTGCAGGCGCACGACGATCGGCGCCGGTTGCTTGCGGGTGTGCGCCGGGCGAAGGACGAGCGCGATGCCGACGTTCGTGCGCTCGACGACCTGCGCCGGGAAATCGTGCGCCTTGATGCGCGCACGAACGATCAGCATGCGAGGATTGCGAGTTGCGAAGAGGAGGTCAAGCAGGCGCGATCGGATCTCGATGCGGCGCGGGCCACGGTCTCCCGCCTGGAGGTGGCGCGTGCAACGGTGGACGCCGATGTGTCGCACCTCGCGGAAGCGTGCCGGGAGGCGCTCCAGGCGGCGCTGCCAGACGTGGTGGCCGAAGTCGTCCGAATGGAGGCCGAAGGTCCGATCGAGCCGGATCGTGCGCTTCTCCGCTCCGTCCCGACGTCCTCCGAGAGTGGCGACGACGCGGACGGTGGTGAGGAAGACGTCCCTGCCGGCGCCGCGCCCGGCGCGGATGCCGCTGGCTCGGCGGCTGACGGTGCAGACGCGGATGCGGCTGGCCTGGCGGCTGACGGTGCAGACGCGGATGCGGCCAGCCCGCCGGCCGACGCGATCGACGCGGATCGAATGGTCGATGTGCTCCGCGACAAGATCGATCGTCTCGGCCCGGTCAACATGATGGCGATCGACCAGTTCGACGAGCTGGAGGAACGGCATGCTTTCCTGACCGGGCAGCGTCAGGACCTGCTCGATTCCATAGAGGCCACCGGTGCTGCGATCGCGCGTATCGACGCCACGACGCGCGAGCGGTTCCGGGAGGCGTTTACCGCCGTCAACGACTACTTTCAGGAGACCTTCCAGACGTTGTTTGGCGGGGGACGGGCAGGGCTGGTGCTGCTCGACGAGACCGACCTGCTGGAGAGCGGCATCGACATCATCGCCCAGCCTCCGGGGAAGCGGCTCCAGAGTATCCAATTGCTGTCGGGGGGCGAGAAGGCGCTCACGGCGATGGCGTTGATGTTCGCCATCTTCCGGTACCGCCCCAGTCCCTTCTGCCTGCTCGACGAGATCGATGCGCCGCTCGACGACGCCAACATCGGTCGGTTCGTCGAGATGCTTCGTGGGTTGCTGGATCGGACGCAGTTCGTTCTGGTAACGCACAACCGGAAGACGATGGAGATCGCCGACCGGCTCTACGGTGTCACGATGGAAGAGCCCGGCGTATCGAAGCTGATCTCCGTCAAGATCCCGTGA
- the rpsO gene encoding 30S ribosomal protein S15: protein MALAKDRKTELIGSYRLHDSDTGSPQVQIAILSERIGYLTEHFKTHAKDHHSRRGLLQMVGRRRRLLDYLKGKDSESYSALIKRLGIRK, encoded by the coding sequence GTGGCGCTGGCGAAGGATCGGAAGACGGAGTTGATCGGCTCGTATCGGCTGCACGACAGTGACACCGGGTCTCCCCAGGTGCAGATTGCCATCTTGAGCGAGCGGATCGGCTACTTGACCGAGCACTTCAAGACACACGCGAAGGATCACCATTCGCGCCGCGGCCTGCTGCAGATGGTCGGCCGCCGCCGCCGCCTTCTCGACTATCTCAAGGGGAAGGATTCCGAGAGCTACTCCGCGCTGATCAAGCGCCTCGGCATCCGCAAGTAG